The region GGTGTTAGCCAAGGATAGTAGAGGTCCAGAAAATAACTACCTGTTTCACCTCTAGTAACCACGCAGTAAACTCCGGACGCTTATTCCTGCATAAAAGAGGTTGTAGCTTCATAAGAGTGTAGAATACAAGAACAGAGACCATTCCATAACAACAGCTCAAGACAGCACTTATCATACAACAGACTTGGCTATATAATCCAAATTACAGGAAACTAATTGACCTCTAATTAAAATGtgatgattattattttgtttttagattgccaattaatatttaaaatctcCAACGCAAGTGAGACATAAACATCAATCACATATAGATAACAAGCTACATTTCTTCAAAAACATAACCATACTATCCAAAATTCCGGTGTGTCCTTCAGGCATTGTATGCCTATCATGAACATGAGATAGCAGAACCTATATATCAAGAAAATCAAACCGATACTAAGACATCAATCCGCACATAATGAAATATCCAGAATATAAACATAAAAGAATTATAGATTCGTTATGAcataaaaaaggcaaaacactCAATTACACAATCATAAAGCTCATAATTAACATAAACACTCAGCTTAGTCACAGTGCAAGCTACAAAAATGATTACTAGCCAAGATAGATAAACAATACCAAATCTCATAATCCAATGTACTATCTCCAACCCAAGCACAATCTTTCAAGTAAAATGCAAAACGCATATAAGCTAGGTAGCTCAGACACGAACACAGGGAAATAGGACATTTGGACACACGGACACAGCGAAACagtgttatttttaaatttcctATGTAAAAATAAAGTTTCACGATCGAAACATCATGTGTTTCCAACCGTCTTTGAAACGGGACATGTCTCCGACCGTTCCGAAACGGGATATGTTTCCAACTGTTTCGAAACGGGACACGTTAATCAAATGAAGTGTCTGTGCTACCTAACATACAAGTAACTCAAGATCAAGATGTTCTTTCAAGATTAAACATTTAATTCAGTTGCCAACAAAAACTAGAACAGATTAAATAAGtcaattacaaattaaattaaagaaaaagatcAAAAATATAAGATAATCAGAGCAATTACCACATATCAGTTTCTCTAATGATGCCATATTTGCCCCAAGAATTAGTAACTGCTCCCCTTTTCCCTATCTCCAGTTTctccttctttttcttcttcttcctcttctccTTCTCTTCCCTTCTCCTCTTCTTCTCCTTGTCTTTTTTCTTCCTTCTCCTTTCCCTCTCCTCTTCTTTCTCTCTTCTCCTCCTCCTTTCTCTTCTCTTCCTTCTCCTCCTCCTCTCCTCCTCACTCTCACCTTCGCTTTCCTCCGAACCCGAATCCGACTCCGACTCGGACTCCGAATCGTAGCTTTTACTACGGTGCCGCTTCCTCGAGCTGCTTCTTTTCTCCTTGTCTCGTTTTCGGTGATCTCTTTCTTCTACTGATGCCGAATCGGTATCGGAATGAGAATCGGAAGTGGAGTGTTCGTCGATGTGTTTCTCTCTTCTTTTGTGTTTGCTGTGAGTTTTATGCTGTGAATCGGAATCTGAATCGGCGCCGGTCATTTGTCGGGGTttaggtttggattttttgagTTTGTCGTCTATGTTGTTGATGTCGTCGTCGTCTTTCGTTTCTTCTTCAGCTACAGAAGCACAACCATTTCGATCGTTTCCCATGATTTTGTTTTTCAGAAGAAGTTACAATAAAATCTTTCGACTTGTGCTCTTTTTTTGCTTTCTTCTTGTCCGTTTCATTGCTAGTGAGAGAATTTCTAGGGACTAAAGTGGAAATTTAACCTTTAATTTACAATTGACTCAATCAGCACATATTTTACCTTTACGGTCAATTTGATCttcttgttatttttttatcaatttactcCTAATTCGGTTTGTATTGCTCACCtcctataataatttttatttatataaattgaccATAGAATTAAAGTTTATGCTAACGAAGTAAATAACCATCACTTGAAAGTTGAAAACTAGTCCCtgtatttatattgtttttcattttcaatcctGTATCCTATATCTGTTTTCAGATTTGAGTCCCTATTTTTAGTTATGGTCTTTAATAGTCtttaaatctaaatattttcatttatcaTCAATTACAACcaatcatttaaatttttataaatatattcagCATTTAAAGTTTATTACACTGTATTTCAAATATCCAATAACACAGAAAATTGAGTAAAAagatctaaaattttatataatttcacatctaaccaaatcaaatttattaatttaattagttatttgATTTTGCAATTCGACTCAAGTTATACAGTGCATTTGATTTTAAGGCAGCCAAATAAGTGGACACTATAGCAATTGAAAAGCTAAATAAATGGTAGCCCAAGTTTTTGATTTGAAGAGCTTTCGATTGCTAGGATAAATCAGAACAAGCACATTGGATGTAGGAAAAACTTTCAGGTCAATCTAGTAAAGTTAAGAATACTAAACCTATTACAAATCAAGAATCGATTGAATCATTCAACATTTCGCCTTCCGGAGCTAagaattgtttttatttcgtcATCCTCGTCAATTTTATCTGCTTTCATGCTCACCAAAACTCCATCGACCTCTTTCCCATTTCTGATATATGTCTTGATTAGGGTATAATACATATCTCGATCTTTTGGCACCTTAGTCTGTAATAAGCTTACGAACTCATCTACATCTTTGACATTTCCATTATCGCCAAGCCAGCTCAATATGCTCGAGACTACGGTTGGTTTCGGCCTCCAACCTTTATTTTCTTCCTGAACGGTCAGAGCTTCCTTGATGCACTCGACAGCTTTTTCCATATTCTGCTTAT is a window of Mercurialis annua linkage group LG2, ddMerAnnu1.2, whole genome shotgun sequence DNA encoding:
- the LOC126669573 gene encoding DEAD-box ATP-dependent RNA helicase 42, encoding MGNDRNGCASVAEEETKDDDDINNIDDKLKKSKPKPRQMTGADSDSDSQHKTHSKHKRREKHIDEHSTSDSHSDTDSASVEERDHRKRDKEKRSSSRKRHRSKSYDSESESESDSGSEESEGESEEERRRRRKRRERRRRREKEEERERRRKKKDKEKKRRREEKEKRKKKKKKEKLEIGKRGAVTNSWGKYGIIRETDMWNKRPEFTAWLLEVKQVNLESLPNWEEKQMFKEFMEDHNTATFPSKKFYNLDAYHNRQMEKEWKKGFKKVQATERTVFNDEEQRRHELMREREKQKEQQVEAIKISMQSGMAQAMKEQALLKEEMALQYKLGNFEAAAAIQKRLDPDIPM